A region from the Kineothrix sp. IPX-CK genome encodes:
- a CDS encoding DUF975 family protein — protein MWSRSELKSRAKWVLKQCYWKAVLVSLILAVITGELFGNSGSNREISDTIRENGGMPYLAFIITTIMAVLFVLFVVGIAIDIFLFGPLEVNIRRFFIISRVEPAELNELGFSFKNSYMNVVKIQFLRGLFNFLWFLLLIVPGIIKFYEYRMIPYILAEHPEMDSQEVFRLSRDMMNGEKWNTFVLDLSFIGWRILGALTCGLLLVFYVCPYQNLTNVELYDVLKNKLFGSANVE, from the coding sequence ATGTGGTCAAGAAGTGAATTAAAGAGCAGGGCAAAATGGGTTTTAAAGCAGTGTTATTGGAAAGCGGTGCTGGTCAGCCTCATATTGGCTGTAATAACGGGCGAGCTATTCGGTAACTCGGGAAGTAACAGAGAGATAAGCGACACGATAAGGGAAAATGGAGGAATGCCGTATTTGGCTTTCATTATCACTACGATTATGGCGGTTCTCTTTGTTTTATTCGTGGTTGGGATCGCGATAGATATATTCCTTTTCGGTCCTCTGGAGGTAAATATAAGACGGTTTTTCATTATTAGCAGAGTGGAACCGGCGGAGTTGAACGAGCTTGGCTTTAGTTTCAAGAATTCGTATATGAATGTAGTAAAAATACAATTTTTGCGGGGATTGTTCAATTTCCTGTGGTTCCTTCTTCTGATAGTTCCCGGAATTATCAAGTTCTATGAATATCGTATGATTCCTTATATCCTGGCGGAGCATCCGGAAATGGACAGTCAGGAAGTGTTCCGGCTCAGCAGGGATATGATGAACGGCGAGAAATGGAACACATTTGTGCTGGATCTGTCGTTTATCGGATGGAGGATTCTGGGTGCGCTGACCTGCGGCTTATTGCTGGTATTTTACGTATGTCCGTATCAGAATCTGACTAATGTGGAATTATACGACGTGTTAAAGAACAAACTTTTCGGCTCCGCTAATGTGGAATAA
- a CDS encoding AI-2E family transporter: MDLNRKNVKSLRGLIIFAAFICLAVWRIEVVLQGIFFVIGIIKPFLYGGAIAFVLNIPMRAIEKKLFSKSWNARIEKMKRPVSIVLSFTLVILSLVLVGLIVVPQVTKTLIDLGNKIPQFLVEVQAQLENLFAAQPQLLSMLTQLEPEQLNWDSIMSGIIDFLKNGFGSMLASTVTVASNIIGGVVNLFVSLIFSFYILAQKEKLGDQIQRILQAYFNEKIYKKTMKIFSLAGRTFSSFITGQCTEAIILGSMFVVCMVLFGFPYAVLVGVLIAFTALIPIVGAFIGCFVGAFLIMVDDPIKAVWFLVLFIVLQQVEGNLIYPHVVGNSVGLPSIWVLMAVTLGGSLMGVAGMLIFIPIVSTVYSLLREDVNKRNDQKSMQKSEIVKKPEVKKTESKKNSNL, encoded by the coding sequence ATGGATCTAAACAGAAAGAATGTGAAAAGTCTAAGAGGCCTGATTATTTTCGCGGCATTTATTTGTCTTGCCGTATGGAGGATCGAAGTTGTGTTACAGGGAATATTCTTTGTCATCGGTATTATAAAGCCTTTTCTATATGGCGGCGCGATCGCCTTTGTGCTGAATATTCCGATGAGGGCGATAGAGAAAAAACTGTTCAGCAAAAGCTGGAACGCGAGAATTGAAAAAATGAAGCGGCCTGTCAGTATTGTGCTGTCCTTTACCCTGGTGATTCTATCCCTGGTTCTGGTAGGCTTGATTGTAGTGCCGCAGGTGACGAAGACCCTGATCGATTTGGGAAATAAGATCCCCCAGTTCCTCGTAGAGGTGCAGGCGCAGTTAGAGAACCTTTTTGCCGCCCAGCCGCAGCTTCTTTCTATGCTTACGCAGCTTGAGCCCGAGCAGCTCAATTGGGATTCTATCATGAGCGGAATCATAGACTTTCTGAAAAACGGATTCGGAAGTATGCTGGCATCTACAGTGACGGTAGCCTCCAATATTATCGGGGGAGTGGTGAACCTCTTCGTGTCCCTTATTTTCTCCTTTTATATCCTTGCCCAGAAAGAAAAGCTGGGAGACCAGATACAGCGTATATTGCAGGCTTATTTCAATGAGAAAATATATAAGAAAACGATGAAAATCTTTTCTTTGGCGGGAAGGACTTTCAGCAGCTTTATTACCGGACAGTGTACTGAGGCGATCATTCTCGGCTCCATGTTCGTGGTATGTATGGTGCTTTTCGGCTTTCCATATGCGGTGCTGGTGGGCGTGCTTATAGCATTTACGGCGTTGATCCCGATTGTGGGAGCCTTTATCGGGTGCTTCGTAGGGGCATTTCTCATCATGGTGGATGATCCGATAAAAGCAGTCTGGTTCCTCGTTCTATTCATCGTCTTACAGCAGGTAGAAGGAAATCTGATATATCCTCATGTGGTGGGGAATTCGGTGGGGCTTCCCTCGATATGGGTACTTATGGCGGTTACCCTGGGCGGCAGTCTGATGGGAGTAGCGGGCATGCTTATCTTTATTCCCATCGTTTCTACGGTGTATTCGCTGCTGCGCGAGGACGTTAATAAGAGGAACGACCAGAAAAGTATGCAGAAGTCGGAAATTGTTAAAAAACCGGAGGTTAAAAAGACGGAATCCAAAAAAAATAGTAATTTGTAA
- a CDS encoding aminoacyl-histidine dipeptidase yields the protein MDILKDLEPQKVFYYFEQICRIPHGSGNIDRLSDYLAAFAKERKLVCIQDELKNVIIIKEAAPGYEKEAPIILQGHMDMVAVKKPGASIDMEKQGLELKVDGDYVYAENTSLGGDDGIAVAYALAILDDETLQHPKLEIIITVDEEVGMDGARGIDVSMLEGKRMLNLDSEEEGILWAGCAGGARVDWSVPVTWEMRSGSICEVSIKGLSGGHSGAEIDKERGNANCLLGRLMEELQDMQGFSIAQLAGGLADNAIPREASAAVIVDSGKETELMAAIKRVEAELKQELQTKDPGVFIEAGDLVKGSIRCLTEESVKKVSYLLFTAPNGVQAMSADIQGLVETSLNMGVMELKENAFEAHFSVRSSLESAKWVLIKRLKRLVETAGGAQGVQGDYPGWTYQVHSPFRDMAAQVYREMFKTGPEVRAIHAGLECGLLSAKIPGLECISIGPDMKDIHTTEERLSISSTERMWNYVLAILKQK from the coding sequence ATGGATATATTGAAGGATTTAGAGCCCCAAAAAGTATTTTATTATTTTGAACAGATATGCCGTATTCCCCATGGATCGGGAAATATAGACAGATTGAGCGACTATCTGGCGGCTTTTGCAAAAGAGCGGAAATTAGTATGTATACAGGACGAGCTGAAAAACGTAATTATAATAAAGGAGGCGGCGCCCGGCTATGAGAAGGAAGCCCCGATTATCCTGCAGGGCCACATGGATATGGTGGCAGTGAAGAAGCCGGGAGCTTCTATCGACATGGAGAAGCAGGGACTGGAACTTAAGGTGGACGGAGATTATGTCTATGCGGAAAACACCAGTCTGGGCGGCGACGACGGAATCGCGGTGGCCTATGCTCTGGCTATTCTGGACGATGAAACGCTGCAGCATCCGAAGCTGGAGATCATTATTACGGTGGACGAAGAGGTAGGCATGGACGGAGCAAGAGGCATCGACGTATCCATGCTGGAAGGAAAACGGATGCTGAATCTCGACTCGGAGGAGGAAGGAATTCTATGGGCGGGCTGCGCCGGAGGCGCGCGGGTGGATTGGAGTGTACCCGTCACATGGGAGATGAGAAGCGGCAGCATATGTGAGGTCAGCATAAAAGGCTTGTCAGGAGGCCATTCGGGAGCGGAAATAGACAAGGAGAGAGGAAATGCCAACTGTCTGCTTGGCCGGCTCATGGAGGAGCTTCAGGATATGCAAGGATTCTCCATCGCACAGTTAGCAGGCGGCCTTGCCGACAATGCGATTCCCAGAGAGGCTTCAGCGGCCGTGATAGTGGACAGCGGTAAGGAAACTGAGCTGATGGCTGCTATAAAGAGAGTGGAGGCGGAGCTAAAGCAGGAGCTTCAGACGAAGGATCCCGGAGTCTTTATCGAAGCGGGGGATTTGGTAAAGGGAAGTATCCGTTGTCTGACGGAGGAGTCTGTAAAGAAAGTTTCTTATCTGCTTTTTACCGCGCCTAATGGAGTGCAGGCTATGAGTGCGGATATCCAGGGCTTGGTGGAAACTTCGCTGAATATGGGTGTTATGGAGCTTAAGGAGAACGCGTTTGAAGCGCATTTTTCCGTAAGAAGCTCTTTGGAAAGCGCTAAGTGGGTATTGATCAAGAGGCTGAAACGGCTGGTGGAGACGGCAGGCGGAGCGCAGGGGGTCCAGGGGGATTATCCCGGCTGGACATATCAGGTGCATTCGCCGTTTCGCGATATGGCGGCACAGGTATACCGGGAGATGTTCAAGACGGGACCGGAGGTGCGCGCCATCCATGCGGGCCTGGAATGCGGGCTGCTGTCCGCGAAGATTCCGGGGCTGGAATGCATATCCATAGGACCGGATATGAAGGACATTCATACTACGGAGGAACGCCTGAGCATTTCCTCTACGGAGAGAATGTGGAATTACGTGTTAGCGATATTAAAGCAGAAGTAA
- the rplT gene encoding 50S ribosomal protein L20, with protein sequence MARIKGGMNAKKRHNRVLKLAKGYRGARSKQYRVAKQSVMRALTSAYAGRKERKRQFRQLWIARINAAARMNGLSYSKFMYGLKLAEVDMNRKMLAELAVNDAEGFAALAELAKSKIA encoded by the coding sequence ATGGCAAGAATTAAAGGCGGCATGAATGCCAAGAAAAGACACAATAGAGTATTAAAGCTTGCAAAAGGTTATAGAGGAGCAAGATCAAAACAGTATAGAGTAGCTAAGCAGTCCGTTATGAGAGCTTTGACAAGCGCTTATGCAGGAAGAAAAGAAAGAAAGCGTCAGTTCAGACAGCTTTGGATCGCTCGTATCAATGCGGCAGCCAGAATGAACGGCTTATCATACAGCAAATTTATGTATGGTTTAAAGCTCGCTGAAGTAGATATGAACAGAAAGATGCTGGCAGAGTTGGCAGTTAACGATGCAGAAGGCTTTGCAGCTCTCGCTGAACTTGCAAAAAGCAAGATCGCATAA
- the rpmI gene encoding 50S ribosomal protein L35, giving the protein MPKMKTSRSAAKRFKLTGTGKLKRNKAYKRHILTKKSAKRKRNLRHSAITDATNVKNMKKILPYL; this is encoded by the coding sequence ATGCCAAAAATGAAGACAAGCAGATCGGCTGCTAAACGTTTTAAATTAACAGGAACAGGTAAATTAAAGAGAAACAAGGCTTACAAACGCCATATCTTGACGAAGAAGTCCGCGAAGAGAAAGAGAAATCTCAGACATTCGGCTATTACAGATGCAACCAATGTTAAGAATATGAAGAAGATTTTACCTTATTTGTAA
- the infC gene encoding translation initiation factor IF-3, producing MINEQIRDKEVRVIGENGEQLGVMSAKDAMKLAEDAELDLVKIAPTAKPPVCKIVDYGKFRYEQARKEKEAKKKQKVIEVKEIRLSPNIDTNDLNTKISAARKFIAKGDKVKITLRFRGREMAHMASSRHILEDFAQTLSDIAVVEKAPKVEGRSMTMFLTEKR from the coding sequence TTGATTAACGAACAGATTAGAGACAAGGAAGTACGTGTTATTGGCGAAAACGGGGAACAGCTAGGAGTTATGTCCGCAAAGGATGCTATGAAACTGGCTGAGGATGCGGAACTCGATTTGGTAAAGATTGCACCTACTGCAAAGCCGCCTGTTTGTAAGATTGTTGATTATGGAAAGTTCAGGTATGAACAAGCCAGAAAAGAAAAAGAAGCAAAAAAGAAACAGAAGGTAATCGAAGTAAAAGAAATTCGTTTGTCTCCGAACATTGATACCAATGATTTGAACACAAAGATAAGCGCAGCAAGGAAGTTCATAGCTAAAGGTGATAAGGTAAAGATAACCCTTCGTTTCCGCGGACGCGAGATGGCTCATATGGCGAGCAGCAGGCATATTTTGGAAGACTTTGCTCAGACGTTATCAGATATTGCGGTTGTAGAAAAGGCTCCGAAGGTAGAAGGCAGAAGTATGACGATGTTTTTAACTGAAAAGCGTTAG
- a CDS encoding DUF1540 domain-containing protein codes for MAQLDCIVDSCVYNKSECCCKGDIMVGGKHAHHEDDTCCESFSEKRGDSYTSALEHPCKTISIDCEASKCVYNSNYKCFAQHVDIKGSGASDCRETACATFKER; via the coding sequence ATGGCTCAGTTAGATTGTATAGTGGACAGCTGCGTTTATAACAAAAGTGAATGTTGCTGCAAGGGTGACATTATGGTGGGCGGAAAACATGCGCATCACGAAGATGATACTTGCTGTGAAAGCTTTTCAGAGAAAAGAGGAGATTCCTATACCAGTGCCTTGGAGCATCCATGCAAGACAATAAGCATAGACTGCGAGGCATCCAAATGTGTGTATAACAGCAATTATAAGTGCTTTGCCCAGCATGTGGATATTAAGGGCAGCGGCGCGTCCGATTGCAGGGAAACAGCCTGCGCTACTTTTAAGGAAAGATAG